From Sander lucioperca isolate FBNREF2018 chromosome 14, SLUC_FBN_1.2, whole genome shotgun sequence, the proteins below share one genomic window:
- the LOC116047302 gene encoding histone-lysine N-methyltransferase SETDB1-B-like — METRMLEFLESGERVENNTKTETDEERDDDENMSDSPCESVPSTNVTPSKETQMEDGSDSLGGIKKAVVVLTRLPDYKISALRPPTPQQFYSEDDSLSSSDSDMQWEPDDDSSDSDFSLSNNKKKTGKHAKTGSTRSRNNNNVPETAPVIVSAAFAHCSTETTNIRPNLPEEELKVDMIVLARKRSMRWQRAKIVDIVTKEDGRLKYKVSYEEKGRSLVSGHHMAFETTPKLEQLYVGARVVVRCPDNKFRFRPGVLAELPSRKNRLRFLVFMDDHTPVYVGLPLFRLVCRPLENVLDDIPDCPHKSFMTQYLKDWPYPPLTQYRAGQSLNVEINGAQQRCEVELVDSSLIQVVFQDNQHKEWIHRGSMRLEHMTRFLEMKEVEEHSDDSD; from the exons ATGGAGACGAGAATGCTGGAGTTCCTGGAGTCTGGGGAGAGGGTAGAAAACAATACAAAGACAGAAACTGATGAAGAAAGAGATGATGATG AAAATATGTCAGATTCCCCATGTGAGTCTGTTCCCTCCACAAATGTAACACCCAGCAAGGAGACACAAATGGAGGATGGTTCTGACTCTCTGGGTGGAATAAAAAAAGCAGTGGTGGTCTTGACCCGACTCCCTGATTATAAGATCAGCGCTCTGCGACCACCAACACCTCAGCAGTTTTACAGTGAAGATGACTCCCTCAGCAGCTCTGATTCTGATATGCAGTGGGAACCAGACGATGATTCGAGTGATTCTGATTTCTCACTCtcaaacaataaaaagaaaactggAAAACACGCCAAGACTGGCTCAACAAGAAgtagaaacaacaacaatg tGCCAGAAACAGCCCCAGTAATAGTATCAGCAGCTTTTGCCCATTGCTCCACTGAAACCACAAATATTCGTCCGAACTTGCCAGAAGAAGAGCTCAAAGTGGACATGATAGTCCTGGCCAGGAAGAGGTCTATGAGATGGCAACGGGCGAAAATAGTGGATATAGTAACAAAGG AAGATGGACGGTTGAAGTACAAAGTTAGTTATGAAGAAAAGGGACGGAGCCTAGTGTCTGGCCATCACATGGCCTTTGAAACCACACCGAAGCTGGAGCAGCTGTATGTCGGTGCTCGTGTTGTGGTCAGGTGTCCAGATAACAAGTTCCGGTTCCGGCCTGGTGTTTTGGCAGAGCTTCCCAGCAGAAAGAACCGCTTaag GTTCCTGGTCTTCATGGATGATCACACACCGGTCTATGTTGGTTTACCTTTATTTCGCCTGGTCTGCAGACCAC TGGAAAACGTTTTAGATGACATTCCAGACTGCCCTCACAAGTCTTTCATGACGCAATACCTGAAGGACTGGCCGTACCCACCTTTGACCCAGTACAGGGCTGGACAGAGCCttaatgttgaaataaatggAGCCCAGCAGAGGTGTGAAGTGGAGTTGGTTGACAGCAGCTTGATTCAGGTCGTTTTTCAG GATAATCAACATAAGGAGTGGATCCATCGAGGCTCCATGCGACTTGAACACATGACAAGATTTTTGGAAATGAAAGAAGTGGAAGAGCATAGTGATGATTCTGACTAA